The DNA region AGAGGTAGTTCCGTGGTGTAGTTAATAGTGTTAGTTTGTCTTCTCATATACACCTTCCAAGCATCTGATCCGGATTCACGACCACCTCCGGTGTCTTTTTCTCCACCAAAAGCACCACCTATTTCTGCTCCTGAAGTTCCTATGTTTACATTGGCAATACCGCAATCACTTCCTGCAACGGATAAGAAATGTTCCGCTTCCCTAAGGTTGTTCGTCATGATGGCTGACGATAATCCTTGAGCCACCCCATTTTGGGCCTCAATGGCATTCTCAATACTACCGGAATATTTTAGTAGGTAAAGAACCGGTGCAAAAGTTTCATGTTGCACGATTTTAAAGTTTGCTTTGGCTTCGGCTATTGCCGGCTTTACATAACAACGGCTTTCGTAGCCTTCGCCTTCAAGAACTCCGCCTTCTACAATTATTTTTCCGCCTTCTTCTACAACCTTGGTTAATGCTGCATTATAGGAAGATACTGCATCGGTATCTATTAAGGGGCCTACATGGTTGTTTTCGTCTAAAGGATTTCCGATTCTTAGTTGCTTGTAAGCATCAACAATAGCAGTTTTAACTTTGTCATAAATGCTATCATGAATAATTAATCTTCTTGTAGATGTACAACGTTGCCCAGCTGTTCCTACAGCTCCAAAAACTGCACCAATAACCGTCATTTTTATATCTGCATCGGGCGTTACGATAATGGCATTGTTTCCCCCAAGTTCCAACAAGGATTTACCTAATCTGGAAGCTACTGTCTGTGCAACATTTTTTCCCATACGTGTGGAGCCAGTGGCAGATACCAAAGGAAT from Zobellia alginiliquefaciens includes:
- the amaB gene encoding L-piperidine-6-carboxylate dehydrogenase, coding for MSKTASQFGIDTALKDLGIQDINNGTSTGSLNFGSGEVISSHSPVDGALIAKIKSTKEADYEKVMQSATEAFKVWRTKPAPARGEIVRQFGEKLREKKEALGKLVSYEMGKSYQEGLGEVQEMIDICDFAVGLSRQLHGLTMHSERPGHRMYEQYHSLGVVGIISAFNFPVAVWAWNTALAWICGDVCVWKPSEKTPLCGVACQNIAAEVFKANNLPEGISCLINGDYKVGEMMTNDNRIPLVSATGSTRMGKNVAQTVASRLGKSLLELGGNNAIIVTPDADIKMTVIGAVFGAVGTAGQRCTSTRRLIIHDSIYDKVKTAIVDAYKQLRIGNPLDENNHVGPLIDTDAVSSYNAALTKVVEEGGKIIVEGGVLEGEGYESRCYVKPAIAEAKANFKIVQHETFAPVLYLLKYSGSIENAIEAQNGVAQGLSSAIMTNNLREAEHFLSVAGSDCGIANVNIGTSGAEIGGAFGGEKDTGGGRESGSDAWKVYMRRQTNTINYTTELPLAQGIKFDL